The sequence below is a genomic window from Bosea sp. F3-2.
TGTTCCTGCTGCCGATGATCCTGTTCTACACGGCCTTCGTGTACTGGACCTTCCGCGGCAAGGTGAGGGCCGACAGCGGCTATCACTGAGCGATTGTCAGCCTTCGTTCAGCCGGGCTTTGCAAAGACGACTTGAGTTCCCCGCATCTCTTGGCGAGATTGCGGGGAGTTTCGCCGAGGAACCGTCCATGCAGTGGGAAGACTATCGCCAGTCCGAGAACCTCGAGGACCGGCGTGGCGGCGGTGGCGGCGGCTTCGCCGGCATGCCCGGCGGGCGCGGCGGCATCGGCATCGGCACGATGGTGGTGCTCGGCCTGCTCGGCTGGGCGCTCGGCATCGATCCCCGCCTGCTGATCGGCGGCGCCGAAATGATCGGCGGCATCGGCGGGCGCCCGCAGACCCAGGAGACCCGCCGCTCCTCCGGCCCGCCGCAGGACGAGATGGGCCGCTTCGTCTCGGCCGTGCTGGCGCAGAACGAGGATGTCTGGTCGAAGGTCCTGCCGCAGCAGGCCAACACCCGCTACCAGGCGCCGCGCCTCGTGCTGTTCTCCGGCGTCGACCGTTCGGGCTGCGGCACCGCGCAGTCCGCGATGGGGCCGTTCTATTGCCCGCAGGACCGCAAGGTCTATCTCGACACCTCTTTCTTCCAGGAGATGCAGCGCAAGCTCGGCGGCGGCGGCGATTTCGCCTATGCCTATGTGATCGGCCACGAGGTCGGCCACCACATCCAGAACCTGCTCGGCATCCTGCCCAAGGCGAACCAGATCCGCGAGCGTTCGTCCGAGCGCGACGCCAACGCGATCTCGGTTCGGATCGAACTGCAGGCGGACTGCTTCGCGGGCGTCTGGGCGCATAATGTCCAGGCGATGGGCCGGCTCGACCAGGGCGACATCGAGGAGGCGATCCGCACCGCCTCCGCCATCGGCGACGACAAGCTGCAGAGGGCGGCCCAGGGCGTGGTCGTCCCCGATTCCTTCACCCACGGCTCCTCGGCGCAGCGGACGAAGTGGTTCAACATCGGCTTCCAATCGGGCTCGATGCAGAGCTGCGATACGTTCCGCAATCAGGTGTAGCGGGGAAGAGGTGACGGCGGCGGCGGGCGATGGTGGACAGCCCGCGCCTATAAGCGTCGAGCTGCGCGAGATCACCAAGGACACCGTGCGCGAGGTCTGCGCTCTGGAAGTCCGGAACGATCAGAAGGGCTATGTCGCCGCGAACGCCCTATCCATCGCTCAGGCGCATTTTGAACCGACTGCGGTGTTTCGCGCCATCTACCTCGGCGAGCAGCCCATCGGCTTCGTGCAGTGGCGAGATGGCGGGACGCCGGGCACGGTTGTGCTCTGGCGCTTCATGATCGATCGAAGACATCAATCGGCTGGCCTCGGGCGAACGGCATTGGCGCTTGTCCTGCTCCAGATGAGGCGCAGCGGCTTCGAAACGGTTGAGACGAGTGTCGTCCGCGGGCCGTCCGGCCCACTCGACTTTTATCTCTCCCAAGGCTTTGTCGAGGTCGGCCAGGCGACTCCGCGCGGCGAGTGGCTCCTGAGCAAAGCTCTTTAGGTCGCCCGCTCGCGCCACACCGGCAGCCGCTGCGGCGCCTGGTCGAGGTACCCTTCCAGGGCCATCGCCTTGGGCAGGACGAGCCCGGACCGGAGCCTGCGCCCGGCAAGGTACATGGCGACACGCTCACGCAGCGCGGCGCGGACTG
It includes:
- a CDS encoding GNAT family N-acetyltransferase; protein product: MTAAAGDGGQPAPISVELREITKDTVREVCALEVRNDQKGYVAANALSIAQAHFEPTAVFRAIYLGEQPIGFVQWRDGGTPGTVVLWRFMIDRRHQSAGLGRTALALVLLQMRRSGFETVETSVVRGPSGPLDFYLSQGFVEVGQATPRGEWLLSKAL
- a CDS encoding neutral zinc metallopeptidase, coding for MQWEDYRQSENLEDRRGGGGGGFAGMPGGRGGIGIGTMVVLGLLGWALGIDPRLLIGGAEMIGGIGGRPQTQETRRSSGPPQDEMGRFVSAVLAQNEDVWSKVLPQQANTRYQAPRLVLFSGVDRSGCGTAQSAMGPFYCPQDRKVYLDTSFFQEMQRKLGGGGDFAYAYVIGHEVGHHIQNLLGILPKANQIRERSSERDANAISVRIELQADCFAGVWAHNVQAMGRLDQGDIEEAIRTASAIGDDKLQRAAQGVVVPDSFTHGSSAQRTKWFNIGFQSGSMQSCDTFRNQV